DNA from Amycolatopsis sp. DSM 110486:
CCGTCTCGTGACGGCAGTCGGCTCCCCGGCGTGGGCCGCCGACGAACGGTTCTCGACTCCCGCCGGCCGCTACGCGAACTCGGCGGAATGCCTGGGGCACCTGGAGAAGGAGCTCCTCACGCGCACGACGGCCGAGTGGCTGTCCGTGCTCGAACCCGCCGGTGTGCCGTGTGCGCCGATCAACACCATCCCGCAGGCTTTGGTGGAAGAACACACCGTGGCCCGCGGTCTTTTGGTGACAACCGAACACCCGAGGTTCGGTTCCGTACACCAGGTCGCCTCGCCGGTGCGGGTCGGGGAACCACGACAAGACCACCACCGCGCGCCGTTGCTGGGCGAACACACCGCCGCGGTGCTCGGCGAGCTGCTCGGCACGTCCGAAGCGGACTACCAAGCGCTCGCGAGCCGGGGCGCTTTCGGAACGGACAGGAGCGCGTCGTGGATTTCACGCTGAGCCCCGACCAGGAGCAGTTCCGCACGATCCTGCGCGGCTTCGTCGACGCGGAGATCGTGCCCGTCGCCCGCGACTGGGAACACGAAGGCCGCTACCCGGCCGAGATCGTGGCGAAGATGGCCGACCTCGGCCTGTTCGGGCTGATGATCCCCGACGAGTACGGCGGTGGCGAGGCCGACTTCGTCTCGTTCACCCTGATGTTCGAGGAGATCTCGCGCGGCTGGATGGGCATCGCGGGCATCCTGGGCAGCCACTCGCTCGCGTGCTGGATGCTCGCCCACCACGGCACCGCCGAGCAGAAGCAGCGCTACCTGCCCGAGCTCGCCACGGGGCAGCGCCGCACCGGCATCGCGCTCACCGAGCCCGACGCCGGCACCGACCTGCAGGGCATCCGCACCACCGCCACCCGCGACGGCGACAGCTACGTGGTCAGCGGAACCAAGATGTGGATCACCAACGCCCGCCACGCCGACCCGTTGCCTGTGCTCGTGAAAACCGACCGCACGACGACACCGGCGCACAAGGGCATGAGCGTGCTGCTCGTCGACGCGGACTCACCGGGTTTCCAGGTCACGCGCGACATCCCGAAGCTCGGCTACAAGGGCACCGAATCGTGCGAGGTCGTGCTCGACGAGGTCCGGGTGCCGGCGGCGAACCTGCTCGGCGGCGTTGAAGGACGCGGGTTGCAGCAGGTGCTCTCGGCGCTGGAGGTCGGCCGCCTCAACATCGCCGGCCGCAGCCTCGGCATCGCCCAGCGCGCCTACGACGAGGCCCTCGCGTACTCCTCGCAGCGCAAGGCGTTCGGCAAGCCGATCGCCGAGTTCCAGGCCACGCAGATCCGCATCGCGGAGATGGCGACGCAGCTGCAGGCCGCGCGGCTGCTCACCTACTGGTCGGCGTCCTCTTTGGACCGCGGCGAACGCTCTGACCTGCAGACGGGTATGGCCAAGCTGTTCGCTTCGGAGGTCGCCCTGCAGGCCGCGCAGGACTCCATGCGGGTGCACGGTGGTTATTCCTACTCCACGGAGTTCGAAATCGAACGCCTCTACCGCGACTCGATCCTCATGACGATCGGCGAGGGCACC
Protein-coding regions in this window:
- a CDS encoding acyl-CoA dehydrogenase family protein, with the translated sequence MDFTLSPDQEQFRTILRGFVDAEIVPVARDWEHEGRYPAEIVAKMADLGLFGLMIPDEYGGGEADFVSFTLMFEEISRGWMGIAGILGSHSLACWMLAHHGTAEQKQRYLPELATGQRRTGIALTEPDAGTDLQGIRTTATRDGDSYVVSGTKMWITNARHADPLPVLVKTDRTTTPAHKGMSVLLVDADSPGFQVTRDIPKLGYKGTESCEVVLDEVRVPAANLLGGVEGRGLQQVLSALEVGRLNIAGRSLGIAQRAYDEALAYSSQRKAFGKPIAEFQATQIRIAEMATQLQAARLLTYWSASSLDRGERSDLQTGMAKLFASEVALQAAQDSMRVHGGYSYSTEFEIERLYRDSILMTIGEGTSDVMRTVIAKSLIAGKGRVGW